The genomic DNA AGCAAGGCAAGCGGACCAACTACTGAAGTTTATGTTGCCGGCAACAAGGTAACAAAATACACTGATGTTCTAACATCTCATGCAGGCGGAGGCGCACTAACCCACGACAATGCTTATTTCTTTATCAGAATAGACGGTCGCATTCCCGGACTGACAGGAGTCCAAAATTCATCCAGTTACTACCCGTCAACACCTGGAGGTGCAACATTGTGTAGTGCTCTTAACAATGGCTCCGTATTGAGGGATTTCCCTTATGGCAACTTAGGTGGATATATGGGAATGACAGAATACGTGTACGACCCCACCGGACAAGCAACCGATCAGGCTTTAGTTAACGTTCCTACCTTGGATAATCTGTTGCAAGCTCATCAGGGTGCAGGCGCGCCATTGTCTCAATACTTCACTGGAGTTGATATGAGCAAAGTAAAAATTATTTGGTACGTAGCAAAGAATCGTCCTAATGACTGGGATCCATACTTAGGTGCGATGGGCAGATGGAATGTTGACGGTGTGTTGACTATGGACACAGTTATGGATGTTCGCCACATTCCAGGCATGGCGATTGATGAGGATAAATATATGACGTCAACCATTCCGAATGATATAGAGGGTACAGTTAAGGTTGACATTCACCAGCAAGAGCATAAGGACTGGGAAGCCATCAAGACGACTATACATATTGGAGCCTTGGTTGATGGTGTACAGGTAAGTTTCCCCATTCCAAGTTCGTACATTTGCGAAGCAGACGATTTTGCTATCCGTACCTACGATGCTTACTATACCTTGAATGAAATAACCTTCAATCTTACTGCTGAGGTAGCTCACGAAGCTGATCAGGTAATTATCACTATTAAGGATTTCCCGTCAAGTGTTATCAGCAATCAGTTGTTAGAGAATGCCGACGGACTTACCGTAGAGGTGTGGACATATCCACGTCAGCCATTGGCATCGGAAGACCCAACTGCATATCGTCAGTTAATATTCAACATGCTTAAACAAGCAAAGGTAAAGGTAGGTCTCGACCAACCAAATTATTCTCCAAATATGAATACTCCTGCAAGAAACGGCGAGATGTACACCCAGGTGTCTTCCGCATTCTTTTAGGATTGTGTAAGATGAAAATCTGTGCTTACAAATAACTAGGTAAGCATATTAGGATAAAAAAAGAGTTCGGTATTATACCGAACTCTTTTTTTATATTTTAACAATACTTTAGATTGCTTTATATAATAAGGTATAACTTCTCGATTATGCTTTTTTTTGTGTTACGGTTTGTCCCGAAATTTCGAGATGGTGCTGGTGAGTATTGAGTTCTGTCCTTAAAATTCGGGATCAATTCTTGACTCAAAACTTCTGACTCGTAACTCAAAACTCCCGACTTTAAAGGCACGGCAAATAAAGCTAATAGCATGGATTTAAACAAAAAAAGCACCTAAAAAGGCGCTTTTTTAACTATAAAGCGGAGAGACAGGGATTCGAACCCTGGGACCCCGTGAGGAGTCAACGGTTTTCGAGACCGCCCCATTCAACCGCTCTGGCATCTCTCCATGTTTTGAACATTGGGTTTGCAAATGTAATCAGATTTTGATATAAATTGCAATTTTCAGAATAGTTTTTTTACTGTGTAAAAACAAATTCTATAATATTAGCTCCCATTTGCAAGGCTTTGAGCCTTGTTTGTGGCGAATCGTTATGAACGCCTTCATCTTACCAGCCAGCACCTAAATCGCACTCGTAGTCGTAAAAACAAATGAGTCTTCCTTCGTAAAACAGTCCGAAACCTTGTGGCATTTTGTTGTCGTGTTCATGAATTTTAGGCAATCCTTTTGGAAATGAAAAAGTTTGATGATAAATAGGATGAGAGAAGGGTAATTCAACGAAATCAAGTTCAGGAAAAATTTCTTTCATCTGAATTCTAATATATTTATCCAAACCGTAATTATCGGAGATGTGGAGAAAACCACCCGACAATAAATATTTTCTTAGGTTTTCCTGTTCATTTGGCGAAAAAATAATGTTTCCGTGTCCTGTAATATGAATGTACGGATAATTAAAGAGGTCAGCGTCAGATGCTTCAACTGTAGCGTAATCATGG from Lentimicrobiaceae bacterium includes the following:
- a CDS encoding DUF4159 domain-containing protein translates to MLKKKLKITLVASILMLSSYFMYGQNIQLALLKYSGGGDWYANPTSLKNLAIFCNMNLHTNIVHDYATVEASDADLFNYPYIHITGHGNIIFSPNEQENLRKYLLSGGFLHISDNYGLDKYIRIQMKEIFPELDFVELPFSHPIYHQTFSFPKGLPKIHEHDNKMPQGFGLFYEGRLICFYDYECDLGAGW